The DNA segment atttttgttttttctggTTTTGTGTTTTGTAAAGCCTGTTGCGAGTAGGATGCTAAGCTAATACAAGCTATCTAGTCTTTGTCCGCGTGATCCGTGAGACGCGTATCCAACCGCGTTTATAATGCGTTATTATTTTCTACGCCCtcataattttatattagcacatcaATTAATTGATTATATAGAACCTGTAAATGAGCAGGCAGTGCAGTTGCAGAGCACGCTTGTAGCCTTTTTGAGATGCGCGTGTTGAGATAGCTTCGCGGGAGCGCATCTCCATTCTGTCTTCTGAATGAAACGCTATGCAAACAAACATTTGATGAAGTACTACATGTGCTTATATTAACGGTAGGTGTggttatattgtaataaaaattaaactttcaaaaAAGGGATTATCTATCCATGTAGtgcataaaacaaacacacaagttGTCTCGTGCGCTTTCTTAACCGTGCTAACGTTAGCCGGTTTGCTCAACTGCATCTGACATCCATGTAACGTTAATGTGGTAACGTTAGTATTCTTATATTTATGTTTCTGTATGCTTGGCCTGAGTGGTCGTTTGTAAAAACTGCACTGATTGGGATAAGTAGTGTTGGTTGTTACCGTCGGCCGTATGCTTACAACACAGTAacataattcaaatatatatatattttttttattttattattattattattttttgtgaatttacAGTAACGTAACTGTAGTATCCATGTTATTTGGGGGGGAAACCGATTTGAAAAGAATGGTGATACCTAGTAATATATGTGTTATTCTTAGGGTATAATTTGTATAAATGACTGAAAGTAATAAGAAGACTTTAAGTTGAGGGATGCATTTAATCAGTCCAATTTACATGACCAGTTCTGAAAGTAGAGAAATTCCAGTTATCTTTGCcatttaaactaattaatttgggaaaacattaaaggaatactccaccccaaaattacaatttttgtcattaattacttgcccccatgtcattccaaacctgtaaaagcttcattcatcttcagaacaaaatgtaagatattttggataaaaaccgggaggcttgtgactgcccCATAGACTTCTAGGTTACactaagaagaaaacaaaaataaagactttattcaacgaTTCCTTTATCAAACGTCACcggtctatttgcctaatcttcccggtactttacaccgcggtggaaacgcagaaagcaacatgtctggggggaaaaaagttcctggtacaaatgttccgggcaatttcggtggaaacgcggcacaaaatatcttaaattgtgttctgaagacaaacaaaggttttacaggtttggaactaggGCTGgtcgatatatctaacgatatgatcatgcgcatctaatcagtaaatctggttccttGATTGCCGTTAAATCCCCATCACCTGCTTGTaattggagcggcatttaatagacagagccatagatcactgacaagctacacaatatcacgttcattatcccagatgaatcgccttcgataattagcgcgatattgcgtagctggTAAGCGATCTACTGCTCTTTCAATGACAGTTGACAATCGCGGTGGGTTGTCACGGCAACCATCCCAGCTCTACACACTGATTCAGTTTCCCTCTGCAGCGtcaacaattatataataatcaggCCTGATTCACTGGTTGAAGTTATCTTATGAAGTGATTTGCCAGGCTGATGTTATTATGCAACAGCTCTGCTGATTGAGTGCATAGAATTTCTATGTGCTCAGCCATGTAGGTCAGATATTATGTAACAAGCCCTAAAAACATGCTTTCATGTCTTTATATAAGATGCATTATAACTATTTTTAATTTCAGGGCTCAACATTAAGGTTTTTTGGCCCAGTCATTCAGATATTTTTACTGGTTGCTTTGCCATTattcgtatttatttttttatttttttgcaagcaaatatatataacatatcttttatatttttatgtttataaatgttttaatatgttatgttactttactaaataaaaattttactgtAAGAGCTGTATAAATGCGTAGAGGGATAATGTCATAAACACACTTGTCACACTTATAAAACACACTTATAAAAAAACGTGCTGAAAAACAGTGGCATATggtgattttatttgattttctgcCCATTCAAACTGATGCTTACAAGATCACAAATCAGTGTTGCAGAATCTCACTGCTTTTGTGACATGAACAAAATCCACAGAAACaacataacagaaaacaaaatgtttacataCAAAAGTTAGATCACCATCATCCTTtttttgtgtgcgtgtatgtgtgtggtgTTTTTAGTTGGTTTGttgaatttatatgtatttatttttaatttcagagTGAAAACAGAGGGTTAACGCATTTCGTGTCCAATTTACAGAGCAAAGACTACAGAAATAATCTCAAAAACTAAGACTGGGATTCAgttaaatcagtttttaaaatggaGTGTGCCGTAGACACCGGTCCTGGTAAGTTACAAAGTTTTTGTAATTAATACTCCCACAGTATTAGCATTGTGCTTTAATCATGTGAAATGTTGCTAATGGCACATTTACTGTTGGTATTGTTACACAAAAGTGCTTTCCATGTTAGCATATATTCAGGTGTTTTCAGATGTGccacattattcatttatttgatgtctTCTGACTTCTCCTACATTTTTCTCACAGAtaacttaaggctggttcacacggcaggataattaggccgattttagcccgattcaccccttccgacaattttaggatgctccgattatcgtaaaataatctgatcaaatattcctgccatgTGTGGTGTGCTAAGACTGCTCTCCtatgctcggaagaatgtcgggaccgctccgatctcaaatcggggatatccaacatgttggatttatttggcccgatttcttctcgtgtgtggtgtcccccgaggacaaacaatcacgctgcctgtggactgtggcgtgtagccaatcagaaagcgaggtgacgaggcggtgaggaagtaccgggaaacaaaatcaaaacagccggcgtatacaatataacaaatataacaaatacaaataaagtcgatgggcataactacatccacaactgcagtccaccagagtacatggaaacgaatatatgaatgtttattttaacggttattaatctgtgtagtacgtaacaatatttctatgagataaaacaacaacttatttccatattatgatatagcaagtatagtccatgctcgtgTTGTCTCCACCTCtatgaccatcgccttttcttatttttcttaaaaacaaaacacaaactatggccactgcatcctctttgtccgccatgattgtttactctaaagtcacgtttgatctcgagggacttgcgagatttcccgtctgacctgggaatgctcgggagtcaaatcggttcgtgtgtgatgtgttgatattgccgtgtggctgcacaccacacacggaatgaccaaaactgttagacccctTTTTTAttgccgtgtgtggggtctctcaggtttggaaaatcggccgacaattttaaaatcgacccgtgtgaaccaggccttaacTGATATTCCCAGTATTTGTTTTAGATATAAGTTTGATATTTGGGATTCAGATATTGTTGCCATTAGGTTCTCTGTGTCCATTTTTAAGGTATATCTAAGTCTGCATTATAACTTTGTgactttttaatataactttcTTGTAACTGTTAGGGAACACTTCTGTCATGCTGTAGTTACTACGTTAACATAACTATGTTTGTGAACATTGTACGTTACCTCTACAGATGATGGGCCATCTGATACTGCTGTTCCATATGAAGCCCTTACTGTAAAGGATGGGAGTGAgaccccaaaaaagaaaaacaagaaacataaGAAACACAAAAGTAAGAAGAAACGTAAGAAGCGCAAGGGAGAAAAGGAGAGTAGCTCTGAATCTGGAGTAGAGTCAGATGGCGATTCCCAAACAAGAACGAGGTGAGAGGTTTAGTTGCTTGGCAAcgctgaatgtattttttttttccttgatgCTTTTAgattcttttaaattaaaagcaaatattttccttttttacagcatgaaaaaaGATGGCTCATCTAACCTTGAGGCTGATGATCATGCGAATGCCACAAAAAATTGCACAGAAggtatgtatgtgttttttttttttaataacagacGTCCGGCTAATTATGTTTATGTATGATTTGAAACCAATTTACTGTGAGTTTTAATTGGAAATGTATTGTTTGTAAAGTAAAAGCACATTATATGTGTCTTTACAGACCTCAGTGATGTGGAAGCTGATGCCAAGGTTAAAAAGCAGAAACATCGTGttgggaaaaagaagaaaaaaagaagacgGAAAGAGGAGGAAAAGCAGGACGTTCCAAAAAAGTCCTCATCTCGCTCAAGATCGGCAAGTACCTCAGGGTCAGAATCAGAACCAGACTCCAAACAATCACAAAAATTACAGATGGCATCTTTAAATTTGGACAGGAAGTCACCTATTGCTGCAGCTACATTTCCAAAAGACAAATTTAAAGATAGCATGCCCCAATTGGAAGATAAAAAGAGAGGAATGACTTCGGATAACACTGAAGAAGAAAGTTTAAAATTAGAAGGGATAAGAAAGATGTCTCCTGAGACTGCACATGCACTAATTGCAGAGAGGGACATAAAAGTGGAAGCTGTTGGTGAACAGGAAAGTTTTGGTAAAGTGCAAGAACTTCCTGATATTATTCCTAAGCAAGAGAATGTGCACAAAGAGCAAGCTGTGCAAAAGAACATTTCGAAGGAAGCAAATGGTaatcagaaagaaaagaaaaaacagtccCTCTCCAGGTCAAGGTCACGATCGCTTTCAGACACTAAAGGGAAAAAATCGAAACACAGTCGCTCTAGAACTCCAAAGCAGTCATCTGGTAAATTAAGACGTCATAATGACAGATCATCTTCAAGGGACAGGTCTGTGTCTGCCTCTGGTGGTAAGGATCGAACAAAAAGAAGCTCGAGGTCTCCATCAAAACAGTCACCGtgtaaagtaaaaaagaaaactggACGCAGGTCAGAGTCGCTCTCTGGAAGAAGAGCATATCGCTCAGACTCAAGGTCCCGCACAAGGACCAAAAGATCGAGGACTAGGTCTCCACGACGTGGTCATCGCTCAAGATCTAGGTCAACTAGAAGACCAAGACATTCACGCTCAAGATCAAAACAATCTGTTTCTCGGCGGAAGAATCGGCGCTCAAGATCACGGTCCAGATCTGTACGGAGAGGAAGACAGTCAAGGTCCCGCTCTCGAAAGAGGACACCTGTTTCTCGGGCAAGGCGGTCCAGGTCTAGATCCGTCAAAAGAGCAAGGCGAACTCGCTCAAGATCCGTTGTGATTCTTAAGCGATCTAGATCACGCTTAAGAAGAAACAGGAGATCTAGATCAAGATCTGCTCGTAGAAGATCAGGTTCAAGAAGCCCAAGATGTCGAAGTAAGTCTCGGTCCCCTCAACGCTCCAGGCCGTCCGAGTCACGTTCTCCTGCAGTCCGTCAAAGGAGGTCAAAATCTAGGAGCCCTCATAGCACAAAGTCAGAGTCCATATCTCCTCAACGATGTAAGAGATCAAAGTCACGGACATCTTCACATAATTCAAAGTCTGAATCACCAAAAGTAAGAACTAAAAAGCAAAAAAGTAAAcggtcaaggtcaaggtcagtTTCTCAGAGACGCACATCAAGATCTATTTCCAGGGAGCGACAGTCATCAGATAGTATATCCCCTACCAAGAAAGCACACTCTAAATCTCCTACTAAAGAGGAGAATTCCTTAAAGGATGAGAGTTCAAAAGAAACTAAACAGCAAATTGTGGATGCTGTAGAGGAAAATGTAGAAGTTAAAGCGACAGAAGAGTCAAATCAATGGAAACCAGTGTCTACTGAATGTGCTGTGCAAAATCCATCAAATGAGGACACAACATCATCAGAAtgtgtaatacaaaataaaaaaataaaggaagaGTCTGAAAATCTCTCTGAATGTGAAGAAAGACCAAACCGATCCAGATCTTTGTCGTCAGAGCCAGTTCCTCAACATGGTACTGCAAGATCAGATGAAGATGATCAATCAGGGGGCTCACGATCACCTACACCAAGTAAAGTAAAACAATCAAAGTCCTCCAACAAAACGTCACCTGTACGGAGAAAGCGCTCCAGATCAGTTTCGTTCACACCGAAAAGGCGATCCAAGTCTAAATCGGTCAGTAGAAAGAAGAGGTCAAGGTCTCCTGTTAGAAAACGCAAGTCCAGGTCTCCCTCACATAGTCGTAAAAGGAGGACGAAATCTCGGTCACCTGTTCGGAAAAGAAGATCACGATCAAGGTCAACCAATCGAAGGGCAAAATCAAGATCGAAATCTCACACAAGAGCAAAGCGCTCAAAATCGAAATCCCCCAAGCGGAAACGGTCAAAGTCTAGATCGCCAACTCGAAAAAGGAGGTCCAAGTCACGTTCCCCTGCTAGAAAGAGAAGATCTCGTTCACGGTCAAGGGCTCGTCTGTCCCGATCCAGAAGATCACGCTCTGTTTCACGTCGTAGGAGACCAGCATTTCGTGGGCGATCTTTTGATAGACGAGATCGATGGAAACGTGAACCAAGCCACTCACCAGTTTTGATTCTCCGTAAGAGGAGGTCCACCTCAAGATCTCGACGCAGCTCTAGCAAGACGCCACCACGTCTTACTGACCTAGGTAATATACGCTTTGCTTGGCTTCCCTTTCTTGGtaacataaataatattaaagttgACTTAAATAATAACATGAAATGTTTGTGTACATAACTTACCTTAATTGATTTTTCAAACAGATAAAGATCAACTGTTGGAGATTGCGAAGGCTAATGCTGCTGCAATGTGTGCTAAAGCTGGAATGCCCATACCTGAAAGTCTCAAGCCAAAGGCAATTCTACAGTTACCTCTGCCAACCCCAGGTCCAGCCCCCTTGTCTTTGCCTCTGCCATTGCCTGTGCCCAATTTACCTATGAATCTCCCCATGGGTATACCAGGTATGCCTGCAATGCCAAACATGACAATGAACGCTGCCATGGCAAGTATGACTGCGGCGACAATGACGGCTGCTCTCTCAAACATGGGTGCCCTGGCCTCTATGCCTCCAATGGCTCCACTTCCTACCATTACCAACAAGCCCCCTTCAGCACCAACACCTAATCTGGCCAGTATTGAGGAGGTGAAGAGGAAAGTGGCTCAACAAGCTAACAGCATTAGCATCAAGGAGTTTACAGAGGTAAGATTTGTTTGTGTGAACTGCTATCCCAGTTGTTTAATGTATCATGGAGTATAAATATTGGGTTAAGTAaggtgttttagttttttgttttaaaaacattaacaatctGCTTTaccattattaataaataaataataaaaatcaattattaagttttcacaataatattgttttgctgtacttttgatcaaacaaGTGCAGCATTGGAGAGCATAATagacttctttttaaaacataaaccTTACCAAGCcctaatatatctatataaaaccAATCTTTAtactattattacaattattattatttttattttttttagaaatgtaaacaGATCGCAGAGAGTAAGGAGGAGATGAGTATTGCACGGCCACATgtttcagatgatgatgatgatgagacaCGGGTGAGTATTTAGGCTTAAATTTAGAGCAGCAAAACCAAGAATGTGTGAGTCTTGAAACAAAATTAATGGAGAATTATTGTTTTTGGCCACAAATTCAATGGGCTGAACACATAATCAAAAGTGATCGTCATgcatatctttcagtgaagcacggttctgtgatcagaAGTAAATAATATTCCAAATATGCCCTGCCGACGAAAGGCAATGCAAGTCGTTCCAGGGTTGTAGCTAGAGAAGGGATAataataccacatttaataacatgtttttatttcagtctcacttagcattgcattataaaatatacttatttataattaaattataataagaagaactcaaaaaaaaaaacattgtgtatttattagtcccattgaatcaatgaaagcagttcaATCTTCTGTTTCCTGCAGCAACATGCTTTACCTTTCTTCCGCGGTGCATATTTGGAGTTTCAGCAAAAGAGTGCCCTCTGGCCTTCAGAAGGAGATTTAATGATTacagaactgtgcttcactgaaagatacgcaCGACAATAGCAGCTTTTTCCTAATCACGATtgtgatttaattttgattaatcatgcagctctaacagttttattaatttgCTTCGTTAATTTAATCATGTTGTGTCCTTTTGAACTTATTAAAAAGAAATTCAGTCTTGTTTGCCTGTATTTACCTCTTGTTTGTTTGTAACTATTTTGCAGTAACCCACTGTCATTCTGCTGCATCTCATATATAGTCCTGATGATGGTCACCTGTGGCTCGTATTTGTGAAAAAGGATGATCTCCGTCATGTAAATGAAGCTTTTGTTTGCTCACAGGACATTTGAGCATCTGGACACTTGAAGCTACATTGATTTCAGTTATCTTTAAATGGTAATTTGTTGGAACAACTGCAAGCTACAGGAATCTTTTTTTACCCTAGACTAAAACCTACCAGAGTAGACCATTCAGTATGTCTAAAAGTGGAACAAAGGAGGTAAAGTGTAAAACAGACATACTATCTGCCCAGACTGACAGTGAAACAATTCGCTTTCAGGCTTGTTTTTACTTTTACTACATATGGTGCCTCTTGATACCATGAAGAAGGACCTCTGGTAGATTTAAGACGGAGTTATGGGTGTACCTAAAAGAAGAAACAGATTTTGGGGTGCAGTTTAGATCACAGGCCAGGTCTGTTGGTACACATTTTCAGAGCTTTCTGTTAACATACAGAGTTATGATTATTTTAGGAGTATATTTTCCGTCTTTTAAAAATTCATGAAGTGTTAATCACTTCTTTAAATGCATTGGTGAAGAGAATTGTGTTTGTTCCTTAACACTTTTGTgaacttttaaaacaaattaaatgttgaGGTTCAGAATTG comes from the Carassius gibelio isolate Cgi1373 ecotype wild population from Czech Republic chromosome B9, carGib1.2-hapl.c, whole genome shotgun sequence genome and includes:
- the sona gene encoding serine/arginine repetitive matrix protein 2: MECAVDTGPDDGPSDTAVPYEALTVKDGSETPKKKNKKHKKHKSKKKRKKRKGEKESSSESGVESDGDSQTRTSMKKDGSSNLEADDHANATKNCTEDLSDVEADAKVKKQKHRVGKKKKKRRRKEEEKQDVPKKSSSRSRSASTSGSESEPDSKQSQKLQMASLNLDRKSPIAAATFPKDKFKDSMPQLEDKKRGMTSDNTEEESLKLEGIRKMSPETAHALIAERDIKVEAVGEQESFGKVQELPDIIPKQENVHKEQAVQKNISKEANGNQKEKKKQSLSRSRSRSLSDTKGKKSKHSRSRTPKQSSGKLRRHNDRSSSRDRSVSASGGKDRTKRSSRSPSKQSPCKVKKKTGRRSESLSGRRAYRSDSRSRTRTKRSRTRSPRRGHRSRSRSTRRPRHSRSRSKQSVSRRKNRRSRSRSRSVRRGRQSRSRSRKRTPVSRARRSRSRSVKRARRTRSRSVVILKRSRSRLRRNRRSRSRSARRRSGSRSPRCRSKSRSPQRSRPSESRSPAVRQRRSKSRSPHSTKSESISPQRCKRSKSRTSSHNSKSESPKVRTKKQKSKRSRSRSVSQRRTSRSISRERQSSDSISPTKKAHSKSPTKEENSLKDESSKETKQQIVDAVEENVEVKATEESNQWKPVSTECAVQNPSNEDTTSSECVIQNKKIKEESENLSECEERPNRSRSLSSEPVPQHGTARSDEDDQSGGSRSPTPSKVKQSKSSNKTSPVRRKRSRSVSFTPKRRSKSKSVSRKKRSRSPVRKRKSRSPSHSRKRRTKSRSPVRKRRSRSRSTNRRAKSRSKSHTRAKRSKSKSPKRKRSKSRSPTRKRRSKSRSPARKRRSRSRSRARLSRSRRSRSVSRRRRPAFRGRSFDRRDRWKREPSHSPVLILRKRRSTSRSRRSSSKTPPRLTDLDKDQLLEIAKANAAAMCAKAGMPIPESLKPKAILQLPLPTPGPAPLSLPLPLPVPNLPMNLPMGIPGMPAMPNMTMNAAMASMTAATMTAALSNMGALASMPPMAPLPTITNKPPSAPTPNLASIEEVKRKVAQQANSISIKEFTEKCKQIAESKEEMSIARPHVSDDDDDETR